From the genome of Sediminibacter sp. Hel_I_10:
GCTATACCAATGCGCATACCGCCTACCGAAACAACTTGATCAAGTTTGTTGAGCAAACCAGAGAAAAAGGTGCAAACCCGGTATTATTCACATCAATAGTAAGACGTACTTTTAATACAGATTCAACTTTGGTAGATACACACGGCGCTTATCCGTTAGAGGTGAGATTGGTAGCTCAAGACTATGAGGTGCCTTTAATTGATTTACAATATTTAACCGAATTGTTAGAAGAATCTTACGGCGTAGAAGCCTCAAGAAAGCTGCATTTGCATTATACACCCAATGAAATTTCCTATTATCCCGAAGGTAAAGAAGATGACACGCACTTGTCTGTTTTAGGAGCTACAGAAGTTGCCAAACTAGCAGTAACAGCTTTAAAAGATAAGGTTGAAGGCTTTGATCGATACCTTAAAAAATAATTATGGGGTAGATGTCATAGTCCAGTGACTGTGCTAATTAAGTATATAGTCTTTGATAATGCAGATGATACTATTGCTATAAAAGCTGGACGAAAAGATCCTGCTAGAAATAGTTGTTTGCGTTCAAAAATATTATAATAAAATCTGTAAATTTATTAGAGAACGAAAAAAAAGTGCCAAGTGCTGCAAATTAAAATTATGAGCTATAAAAATAAACTTATATATGTCTTTATGGGCATGTTATTTATGAATCTTCAAGCACAGCAGAACATCATAGAAATATGGGATAATGAAATTCCAGGAGAAGTGACCTCAGACGGTTATCAAGAAGAATTAAACGTTGAGAACGGGCAAATACTGCGTGCCGAAAAAGTTATAGTGCCCACCTTAACCGTTTATAAACCAAAAAAACCAAATGGCACCACAGTGATCATTTTCCCTGGGGGCGGTTATCATCATTTAGCAATAGATAAAGAAGGTACAAAAGTAGCGCAGTGGTTAAATCAACTTGGGATTACAGCCTTTGTGCTAAAGTATTGCTTGCCAAGTGATGTCATTATGGAAGACAAAACCATAGGGCCATTACAAGATGCGCAAAGAGCAGTACGTTACGTGAGACGCAATGCCGAGAAAATGAAATTAGATCCAGCTAAAATAGGAGTAATGGGTTTTTCTGCTGGTGGCCATTTGGCGGCAACACTTTCTACGCAATACGATACAATCGTTTACGAGCTCGAGGATGAGGTGAGTGCTCAACCAAATTTTTCAATTTTAGTTTATCCCGTCATTTCCATGCAAGATGATATTACGCATCAAGGATCTAAAACTAACTTATTAGGAGACCATCCTTCCGAAGAACAGGTAATGGCCTACTCCAATGAGAAGCAAGTTACAGATGCTACGCCTAAAACTTTTTTGGTGCATGCTACCGATGATTCCTCGGTACCAGTAGAGAATAGTATTCGGTATTATATGGCATTAAAAAGTCACAACGTCCCTGTTGAGTTACATCTTTACGAAAAAGGAGGTCACGGCTTTGGTTTGGGTAGGGGCGATACAAATCAGTACTGGCCTTTGGCCTGCGAGCAATGGTTAGATGCTCATCATTTGATCAATAAAACATTTTAAGATCATATTAGCTACTACAATAGGCATTAAGCTTCAAGGATATTTTGGCGCTTAATGGAGATGCTCAAAATAACAATAATCTGAAATTCAGAATATTATAATTTTTGGCATAGCTTTTGAATCCTTGGTTTCATAACACAAAAACACACGATTATGAGAGCCACTAAACTACTTTTCGGATTTGCCCTAGCGGCTACATTATTGACATCCTGTTATACAGATGAGGTAATTGTTAACGATTATAACAATGCGCCCTCCATCTCATTAAATCAATTATTGAATACCTACGAGCTTTGGTATGTGGATGTGAATCAGACTTTAGGAAATGGTGAAACCCCTTTTTTACAGATTGCATTTACGCTCTCATTTAGAAATGGCGTCTTGTATGCCAACAATAATCTGGTGGGATTTGGCAATCAAGGCAATGGGTTTGGAATTGATGTGGGTGTGTATGATACCTATGACATGATTTTGGATGTGACCCATGACATCGATGGCTACCAATCTTTTGATGTTTACCAAATTGATAACAATACCATTGAGCTTTATAACCCATTTAATGATACCTCATATTTTCTAAATGGTTACCAGCGCAGCAATTTTGATTATGACTTCGTATTCTATGATAATATCCATTATTTCTTACAAGAATATCAAGCTTGGGAGAAAACCTATACAAGCCAATTGGGCGCTATAAATGAGTTTGATAATGAAAATTACCTTCAGTTTTTGTCTGTCGGAAATGATAGCACCTTTAGAAGCTCGCAAGACACATATAGCAATAACCCGAGTACTATTTTTTGGGATTACACCGGTGTGTATGGTGTTGGAAATGTGAACAATAACCAATACTTAAAAACCTTAACATTAGATTATGATTTCTTCGACAATGAATTTTTTGAGTTGAGCGTTATAAATGATCAACGCATAGAGTTATACCATGCATCATCTGGCACGGTTTATGAATTTACAGGTAGAGGTTATATTGAGTTCTTAAGAACTGAAGAAGTCTCTGCCAAGAATGATAAAGGCTCTCCAAGTTTAGAGCCACAGATGAAGAAGCGTAAGCAAAAAACAGAAAAAAGAGACAACCCTCGAGAACATACTAGGAGCTAGATTTTGGTTGGTTATTTAGTCTCCGTAAAGACGTCCATCTCATTTATTTGAGATGGGCGTCTTCTTTTAAATATCTTTTTTTTCTTCGGAAATGGTTGCCTAAAAATAGCTTCAAAATTTTTGGAGACATCGCATAGCGCCTTAAGGAAGCTGTTTTCTGGAAAGCATCATCTGAAGCGTTTTTTTAACACCAATCCATTCTTGGGAAATGATGGAAAACACAACCGACTCTCTAAAACTCCCATCTTCGTTGATGCGATGATTTCTTAAAATACCATCCTTCTTGGCACCAAGTCTTGCTATAGCGTTTTTAGAAGTGGTATTGAACCAATCGGTCATGAATTGAACGGCAATACAATGTAAGGTTTCAAAGGCATAGGTCAACAATAGTAATTTACACTCCGTATTTACTCCAGAACGCTGATGAGACTTTGCATACCAAGTATATCCTATTTCTAAACGTCTGTGGGATTGCTGTAAATTGTAAAATCGAGTACAACCAATAATACGACCACTAGCATTATCTATTACTGAAAACGGAAAAGCCTCACCGCTTAACTTGTCTGCTAGAGCATGATCAATGTAATCATCCATGGTGTTTTTACAGGGCACGGATGTAAACCATAACTCCCAAAGTTTTCCGTCTTCTGCTGCTGAGCCTAAAGCGTCTTTATGGGCCTGCTCTAAAGGGATCAGTGTTACGATGTCACCCTTTAAGGTCAGCGCGTGAGGTATACAATTTTTCATTTAAGATAGCTGGATTGGTTATCGCTTAATTAATTTTTCTAAAGCTGCATGATCATGAGGCTTCGCTAAAATTGTTTTATCGGAATCTAAAAGAAAATAAGAAGGGGTTGCCTCTACGCCATAAGCATCAGAAATTGGATTATCCCATTTCTCCAGCCCCAAAACATGGATAAAATCGGGATAGTTGGTTATGGCTTTTTTCCAGTTTTTAGCATCATCTTCTAAACCAATGGCAATAACTGTGATGTCTTTATTGTCAGCCAAGAGTGCTTTTACTTTTGGAAGTTCTTCTAAGCAATGGCCGCAGGTACTGCTCCAAAATATCAATAAATACTGGTTTGCCATATTAAGCTCATGCAAAGTGGTTTTGGTTGGCTTTCCTTCTATAAGAGCGTCTATTTTAAAATCTTGAGCTTTGGCGCCAATAGCATTGTTTTTAGAAGCTATTAAATCTTCAGTAAGTGCATCGTAATTAAATTGCTGAGAGAGTTGTAGCAGATAATTGTCACTCACATAATTGGCTAACTCTTGGTTGTCTAGAGTTTTGAAATTTCGCCATACTTGCTCCAAAAGAATAATTTTAATCACTTTTTGGCCTTCGCCAATGCTATTGACCAAAATATCAACATGTTTTTTATAGTCGGCATTGTTTTCTGAAGTCATTCCGAAGATAAAAGCCATCACCTTATCTGATAGAAAATCAGAACTTTGTAACAAGGCATTTCCGAAATCAACCTGTTCTAAGTAAGCACGTTTTAGGTTTTTGGTATAGGTTGCTAAATCTTCATACGCAGGGGGAATGTAGGGTGCGTTAGATTTGATAAAAGGCGCAACCATCATGTCTTTTGCAGCTTCTTCAAACGCAGTTTGAGTGTCTTTAGCAGTTTTGAAGATTGATTTTAGTGCAGCCTTATCCGTACTTTCTTGGGTGTAAAAATTACTAATGGTACGGTTCACCATGTCAATACTGTGCAAATAAGATTGCCACAACTTATTTTCCTTACTTTCTGAAATTTCCAGGCCTTGGGTTTCGTTAAATGTAAAAGCAATG
Proteins encoded in this window:
- a CDS encoding rhamnogalacturonan acetylesterase; amino-acid sequence: MNYYKLIFLMLVLVFQSCQEQEKQSETEEESNQNVMLYTIGDSTMADKPDPNENPERGWCQLLPQFLNDNIALENHAVNGRSTRSFIDEKKWEAVYHKLNKGDYVFIQFGHNDQKENSPKRYTNAHTAYRNNLIKFVEQTREKGANPVLFTSIVRRTFNTDSTLVDTHGAYPLEVRLVAQDYEVPLIDLQYLTELLEESYGVEASRKLHLHYTPNEISYYPEGKEDDTHLSVLGATEVAKLAVTALKDKVEGFDRYLKK
- a CDS encoding alpha/beta hydrolase; translation: MSYKNKLIYVFMGMLFMNLQAQQNIIEIWDNEIPGEVTSDGYQEELNVENGQILRAEKVIVPTLTVYKPKKPNGTTVIIFPGGGYHHLAIDKEGTKVAQWLNQLGITAFVLKYCLPSDVIMEDKTIGPLQDAQRAVRYVRRNAEKMKLDPAKIGVMGFSAGGHLAATLSTQYDTIVYELEDEVSAQPNFSILVYPVISMQDDITHQGSKTNLLGDHPSEEQVMAYSNEKQVTDATPKTFLVHATDDSSVPVENSIRYYMALKSHNVPVELHLYEKGGHGFGLGRGDTNQYWPLACEQWLDAHHLINKTF
- a CDS encoding GNAT family N-acetyltransferase; translation: MKNCIPHALTLKGDIVTLIPLEQAHKDALGSAAEDGKLWELWFTSVPCKNTMDDYIDHALADKLSGEAFPFSVIDNASGRIIGCTRFYNLQQSHRRLEIGYTWYAKSHQRSGVNTECKLLLLTYAFETLHCIAVQFMTDWFNTTSKNAIARLGAKKDGILRNHRINEDGSFRESVVFSIISQEWIGVKKTLQMMLSRKQLP
- a CDS encoding TlpA disulfide reductase family protein, whose product is MKRVLLFLFFLPALMIAQNSISGVFSPVEDYTYALLYKATPTGTEFMEQAKLAGDGSFSIALDSSITAGIYKIVYATPPERFNFDLIYNGKESIAFTFNETQGLEISESKENKLWQSYLHSIDMVNRTISNFYTQESTDKAALKSIFKTAKDTQTAFEEAAKDMMVAPFIKSNAPYIPPAYEDLATYTKNLKRAYLEQVDFGNALLQSSDFLSDKVMAFIFGMTSENNADYKKHVDILVNSIGEGQKVIKIILLEQVWRNFKTLDNQELANYVSDNYLLQLSQQFNYDALTEDLIASKNNAIGAKAQDFKIDALIEGKPTKTTLHELNMANQYLLIFWSSTCGHCLEELPKVKALLADNKDITVIAIGLEDDAKNWKKAITNYPDFIHVLGLEKWDNPISDAYGVEATPSYFLLDSDKTILAKPHDHAALEKLIKR